In the genome of candidate division Zixibacteria bacterium HGW-Zixibacteria-1, the window TATAATGCTCATTGCCGTGTTCATCCGCCGCATAAGCCAGCAGCTTATGATCGGGACTGACGACAAAGGCATCGAGCGAATAGAAGTCTTTTCCTTCGGCCAGTTTATTCACGTCGAGCAGAATCTCCTCTTCCGCTTCAAGACTCCCCTTCTTGCGGCAATAAATTGCGTACTGTTTCCCTTCTTCCGTCCGGGAATAATAGTAATAATCATCTTCCTTCACCGGTACCGACAGGTCGGTCTCCTTGATGCGGCCAAGGATCTCATCGTACAGCGATTCCTGGAGAGCCTTGGTATGCTTCATCATCTGTTCGGTATAAGCATTTTCGGTTTCCAGGTAGGCGATGACATCGGGATTTTCCTTATCCCTCAGCCAGAAATAATTATCGACCCGCTCATGAGTGAGAACGGTATCGGCATGGACGACTTTTACGGCCACCGGAGGTTTCGGCTCGGAGGTGCAGTTGTTAGCCGACATGGCAAGCCCCACGAGCATTATTCCCAAAAGAAACCTGGAAAAATTGCGTGCATTCATGGAAACATAGTCCTTTATAATAAAGTTCGATTATTCCAATTATATAGGAAAGTATACGGATAGATCGGGTCATGGTTACTTAATAAATATTTTCATGAGACCGAGGCCGGTCATGGTGGCAATACTGACAATAACGCCGGCGATGACCACGCCCAGGGCCAGATACCAGAATGATTTTCGCTTTTCCAGCTTTAGAATCCACGCCGCGGCCGTTCCGGTATATGCCCCGGTGACCGGGAGCGGGATGGCGACAAAAAGCATAATTCCCCAGTAGCCGTACTTGCTGAAGTTTTTTTCGCCCTTTCTTCGGGTTCGGTCGATATATTTGTCGAAAACTGTTTGATAGATTTTGATTCCGTAAAGAGCCTTGTGGGCGGTTTCCAGAAAAATATATGTGATTGGAATGACCAGTATATTGGCCAGAACGCACAGGATAAAAGCGTAACCGATACTCATGTCATTGGCGACGGCATAAGGAATACCGCCGCGGAGTTCTGCAATCGGCAGAATCGAAAGAATGACGGCGCGCCAGATAATTCCCATTAGTTTTTTATTCCATTGCCAAAGTTATTATCTTGTTTCAAAGTCCGGGTAATATAAAAACATCCGGCCGCAAATGCCACAAATAAGATAAGACGGTGATGGCCGGGAAGATTTCGGGAGATTTCGGGAGAATTGCAAAAATCAAAAAGTGGTTGCAAATGGGTTAAATTAATACTTAACTTGTAAATAACTTTTTACCGATTGCCTGGCGATATCTTTTTGGGGAACTGGTTTGATGGTATCACGGCGACAAGCATTGAAATTTATAGGGTCAATACCGGTCATGATATATTTGCCGCAAATTATGAGTTATGCCTCGGCGGGCGAGCCAAAGCCGTTTCCGCCGGAAACCGAAGCCACCATTTATAGGGCCACGGGGCCCGATCCGGGTGAAATCACCCGTCGGATGGTGGACAGCCTCGGCGGAATCGGAAAATTTATCGACAAGGATAATATTGTCATTCTCAAGGTCAACAGTCAGTGGTGGAACCAGGGGATGACCAATACCGATGTGATCGCCGAATTCGTTCGGATTATACTCGAGATTCCCGGGTTTGCCGGTGAAATAGTTTTGGCCGACAATAACCAAAGCGAAACACCCGGCGGCCGCGGCTGGACAACCGACAAGCGCAACGGCCGCTTTAATTACAATGAGCTGGTCGGCTATTTCAATGACAAGGGTCATCCCAATGTCACCAAATATCACTGGCACCCGGCCGGCCCCAACCCGAATCCGCTTCAATTCGGGGGTTCGGGGAATAGTGTCGTCGGGCACCCATCGGAAGGTGACGGCTATGTCTGGCAGGAAGATTTGTATTATGAATGTCCCCATGGCAACCGCTGTCTTCTGGCCTACCCGATTTTCACTTCGGCGTTCAGCGGCGTTACCATAGATTTGAAGAATGGCGCTTTCAGGGATGGGCAATATACCGGACAGCCGGTTAAATTTATCAATTTTGCGGCAATGAATCATCACGGTCCCTATGCCGGAGTCACCGCCGCGGTCAAAAATTATATGGGTGTGGTGGACATGAGCTGCGGTTATCCGGGGCCGACGCCGGATGGAACCTTCAACACGCATCATATCGGCGCCTCGGCCACTTTCCGCTGGATGGCGCATCATCGAAGAACCATTAGAATGGTTCCCTTCGTCCGCGAATTTTACGAGCGTCATCCGGTTTTCCGTTTCCGCTACACCGCGGGCGTTCTCGGCAAATATATGAGAGAAATCCGCCGGGCCGATCTTAATATTATTACCGCCATAAGAATCGGCTGGGGTGACCGACTTGATCCGGCTATGGCTTACCAAGCCGATACCGTCCTGGCCTCGACCGACCCGGTGGCGCTCGACTATTGGGCGACGGCCAATATTATGCTTCCAGCCACGATTGAAGTCGGCGCGCCGGATTATTATCGAAAACTGAATAACCCTGATATCGCTGACGGCCCGCTGCATACATTTCTTCAGGAATGCCGCCGCGAGCTGGGCGGAACCATGGACCCGGCTCGAATAGAGATTGTCGAGTCATGATATATACTCGTTTCCGGCAATCCGGCATTGTCCGATATTTTCAGTCAAGGGTGGCCGGCTGGGCGTATTTACTGACAGCTGATAGAAAATATAATTTTAAGGATAAAGGACAATTTTATGACTGATTTCCTGCGAGGCAAAAAGTGTGTTCCCTGTGAGGGCGGAATACAGCCGCTGGGCGGCGATGAAATCAAGAATCTGATGCCGCAGGTATCGGACTGGCGTGTCAATGCAATTGTGAAGGGCGGCAAAACGGTTGAAACGCTGCAGAAGCGATTTCAATTTAAAAATTTCCGGGAAGCCATGGCTTTTTTAAGACAGGTCGAGGAGGTTGCCGAGGCGGAAGGGCATCACCCCAATTTCTGCGTTCATTATAACAAAGTCGATTTCACCGTCTGGACACATGCCATATCCGGCCTGCATGAAAATGATTTCATACTGGCCTCAAAAATCGACGATCTGATCAAAGGTAGCTGAGAATTGAATTAATGACTGTTCGACTTGTAAACCCGGACGAAATATCATATATTCACGATAATTCAATAATAAGATGCCTATGTCACCAACCGAAAAAAAGCTGGACGGCAAAATTGCCCTGATAACGGGAGCCGGACGAGGAATCGGCCGGGCGACGGCGGTGCTTTTTGCACAGCACGGAGCCGACCTGATCATGGTCTCGCGCACCGAACCGGAGTTGATCGAAACCGCAGGGCTCTGCCGCGAGTATGATATTCGTCTGTTTCCCAAGGCAGTCGATGTTTCCGATCAAGGCAGGGTTGATATTCTATTCAAGGATATAAAGAAGAAATTCGGACGGCTGGATATCCTGATCAACAATGCGGCACGATTCAGTTCGGGATTGATGCAGGAGTCCTCTATGGATGAGTTCCGAAAGATGCTGGAAACGAATGTCACGGCGCCGTTTTATCTGTCGCAAAAAATGGCTTCGATGACGAATAAAAAAAGGGGCGGCAATATTATCAACATCTCATCATTCTCGGGATGTTTCGGCGTCGAAAAATTTCCCGGGTTCGGGGCCTATAATATCAGCAAGTATGGTCTCTGGGGATTGACCGAAATCCTGGCGCTTGAATTCAAGGAACTGAATATCCGGGTCAATCAGATATCTCCGTCCGGCGTGGAGACGAAAATGTTTCATGATGCCGTTCCGCCCGACGTGACGGCCGATCTGAGCCCGGAGCAAGTAGCCGAAAAGATTTTGTATCTGGCATCGGATGATTCCGCGCCGCTTACCGGCGCCAATATCATGCTTCAATAATATCAGGGTCATGATCGATTTCGAAAAATCGGAAAAGCTGCCGCATGACAGGCGGTATTTCAACATTTCCATCATCTGGATCTTTTATTTTCGTTATGTCATCAGAGTGCTCTATTGGCTCAGAGTTCCCCACGAACTGATAACTCTGGTATCGATATTTTTTGGCATTGGTGCGGCCGGTTTGTTCTATAACGGTTTTTTGATTGCAGCGGCGATTGCGCTGCACCTGAAAGATATCTTCGATGCCTGCGATGGCGCCATCGCCCGGCTTACCGGGCGCGGGCACCTGATCGGGCGCTATCTCGACTCGCTTGGCGATTTTTTGTCGCTGACCCTGGTCATGCTCGCGATCGCGATTCAGGCCTCAAACAATGGCAGCAACATATTTAAATTTTGGGGGATAATTGCGATCTTCTCCACTTTTATCCAGTGCTCTTTCTTCAATTACTATCAGCTTTCGTATCTTGATGCTTTCGGGATTAAAACATTGTCGTCGAAACGCAATGAAACCGGCCGGGATGATACCGAAGACCAGTTCCGTTCGATACCGGCCAGGGCGATTCTTAATTTATTTCGAATATTTTATATAATTGTGTACGGCTGGCAGGATAAGCTTGTTGCCGGAATCGATAATATGCTTGTCGGACAGGCGTGCAATTTATCTCCGGAACAGCGCTTCGGGAACAGGTCACTGATGGTTCTTCAGTCGGCGTTATGCTTTGGGACACATATATTTATAATAATAATTGGAGCGCTTCTCGGTCGACCGGAAGGGGCCCTTATTTTTATTGGAATTGTGATGAACATTTATCTTTTTGTGTTGTTATATCTACGAAAGAGGCATTACCGGGCGCAGATGAGCCAAAATGCCCTTTTTGAAAAATCCAGGAGATAAGATTATTGAGGACTAAACGGTGAAGATAACATTAACCAAAAAAATGACCTTCTGTGCCGGGCACAGGCTGTATAATCCGAATTTCAGTGATGAAAATAATTTGCAGATTTTCGGCGCCTGCTCCAACCCCAACGGGCACGGTCATAATTATGTGCTGGAAGTAACCGTCACAGGCAGCATCAATTCCGAAACCGGGATGATTATCAACCTCAAGGAAATGAAAAACATCATCGAGACAAAGATCATTTCCAGAGTAGATCATAAAAATCTCAATCTCGATGTGGATTTCATGAGCGGTATTATACCGACAACCGAGAATTTCGCGCAAAAGATATGGGAAATTCTGGATAAGGCCTTCGGGAACAACCTTCTCGATAGGATTGTTATTTGGGAATCGGAGAATAACAAAATAGAAATCAGCCGCTGAGGCGCGGGGGTAAATATGAAAGATATGCAAAGTTCACCTGATAATAGAAATATTCATATCGATAAGGTTGGTATAAAGAACCTTAAACTGCCGATTGTCGTCAAGGATCAACATCGCATGAAGCAGGCGACCGTGGCCGATGTCAATTTTTATGTCGATTTGCCGCATCAGTTCAAAGGAACGCACATGAGCCGTTTTGTCGAGATTCTCAACGAACACAAAGACGAACTCGATATATCAAGCCTGGAAAGCATCCTCAGGAAGACCCAGAAGAAGCTGCATGCCTACAAGGCGCATCTGGAACTGACCTTCCCCTATTTTATCAAGAAAAAGGCTCCCGTAACCGGCGCCGAGGGAATTCTGGACTATGAGTGCACCATCTCGGCGGCCACCAACGGCGGCGAAAAGATGGATATTACCAATACCATCCGGGTTCCGGTGACCACGCTTTGCCCATGCTCCAAAGAAATCTCGAAGTACGGGGCGCATAATCAGCGTTCGATTGTCACATTATCGGTCCGCACCAATGTATTCATCTGGCTGGAGGAGTTGATCGAATTAATCGAGAAGGAAGCCTCATGCGAGATTTATTCGCTGCTCAAACGTCCCGATGAAAAGTATGTGACTGAAAAAATGTATGAGAATCCTCGTTTTGTAGAGGATATCGTTCGGGGCGTGACGGAAAGACTTACGGGTGACGGTCGTATCGACTGGTTCACGATCGAGTCTGACAATATTGAGTCGATTCACAATCATAATGCTTATGCCTTCATCGAACGTAACCTGAAAGCCGAGCGTGAGGAAACCGACCGGACCTCCCGTGTCCGGGAAATGAAAAAAGTCTCAATAGAAAATTAGGTTAGTGTGCATGACAAAAAAGCCGCCCGATCGCCGGGCGGCTTTTTCTTTGCAGGTATAATACTATTTACATTAATCAGCGGCAACATTGTCCGCAATGACTTTTTCTATGGCGGCGATCAAGTCTCCCGCCCGATAGGGCTTGTTTAATATTCCCGATATGCCATACTCGGAATAATGCAGAATCATGTGGTCAAAGGGATTGCCGCTCGAGATAATAATCCGCGAATCGGGATCAATTCCCAAAAATGTTTCGATAAGTTCTTGTCCGGCCGGTTCACCGGAAAGTAATAGATCCAGTATAACTGCGTCAAATTTGTCACAGGCCCGAGTGTGAGCCTGCATCAGGCCGACTGCCTCAGGACCGCCGCGGGCAGTGACTACATGATATCCCGCCCGCCGCAGGACCAACTCGGCGACATCGATCACAACATCCTCGTCATCAACAATAAGAATATTACCTTTGCTATCCGGTGTGCGAGAATTATTTTCTTTCATTGTCGCCTGACTGTTATTAATATTTCTTATGTTTAATATCGTCTCAACGTGGTAATAATTGATCGAACCAAAACTTGTTTTTGGGAAATGAAAATTACGGAGATAAAATATGAACACCGCTTTTGAAAAAATGTATAATATTCGGGAGAGGGACAGTCTGTCTTTATCATTAACAAAAGCTTCATTACTGGGAGGGAGCTGTGTCTAATACTTTAAACAAAAACAGGTTACATTTTTACATCGGTTTGGCGCTGGCCGCCGCGATTATAATTTCCGGTGCCGGTGTTGCGGTCGATCTGCTGGCCTCGGGGCCTCAGACCGAGCCGGATCTCAATGTCAGGGTGACCGATTTTTACCCGCAGGGTGATGTCGAGCGCCAGATGAATATTACCGTCAAATTCAGCCGGGACATGGTCCCGGAGGACAGCCTCGACAAGGCGGTGCTGGAGCCGCCGATCGAATTCGATCCGCCGCTGCCGGGACTGGCGCGCTGGATCGAAAAAAACATGCTTCGATTCTATCCCGACCAATCCCTTAAACCGGC includes:
- a CDS encoding ligand-binding protein SH3, yielding MGIIWRAVILSILPIAELRGGIPYAVANDMSIGYAFILCVLANILVIPITYIFLETAHKALYGIKIYQTVFDKYIDRTRRKGEKNFSKYGYWGIMLFVAIPLPVTGAYTGTAAAWILKLEKRKSFWYLALGVVIAGVIVSIATMTGLGLMKIFIK
- a CDS encoding response regulator — encoded protein: MKENNSRTPDSKGNILIVDDEDVVIDVAELVLRRAGYHVVTARGGPEAVGLMQAHTRACDKFDAVILDLLLSGEPAGQELIETFLGIDPDSRIIISSGNPFDHMILHYSEYGISGILNKPYRAGDLIAAIEKVIADNVAAD
- a CDS encoding 4a-hydroxytetrahydrobiopterin dehydratase; this translates as MTDFLRGKKCVPCEGGIQPLGGDEIKNLMPQVSDWRVNAIVKGGKTVETLQKRFQFKNFREAMAFLRQVEEVAEAEGHHPNFCVHYNKVDFTVWTHAISGLHENDFILASKIDDLIKGS
- a CDS encoding GTP cyclohydrolase I FolE2 encodes the protein MKDMQSSPDNRNIHIDKVGIKNLKLPIVVKDQHRMKQATVADVNFYVDLPHQFKGTHMSRFVEILNEHKDELDISSLESILRKTQKKLHAYKAHLELTFPYFIKKKAPVTGAEGILDYECTISAATNGGEKMDITNTIRVPVTTLCPCSKEISKYGAHNQRSIVTLSVRTNVFIWLEELIELIEKEASCEIYSLLKRPDEKYVTEKMYENPRFVEDIVRGVTERLTGDGRIDWFTIESDNIESIHNHNAYAFIERNLKAEREETDRTSRVREMKKVSIEN
- a CDS encoding 6-pyruvoyl tetrahydrobiopterin synthase, whose product is MTFCAGHRLYNPNFSDENNLQIFGACSNPNGHGHNYVLEVTVTGSINSETGMIINLKEMKNIIETKIISRVDHKNLNLDVDFMSGIIPTTENFAQKIWEILDKAFGNNLLDRIVIWESENNKIEISR